A DNA window from Solanum lycopersicum chromosome 3, SLM_r2.1 contains the following coding sequences:
- the LOC101243969 gene encoding agamous-like MADS-box protein AGL62: MGTGKKKIEMEKITKKSCRMVTFSKRRNGLFKKNEELESLTGSQVSSVVLSPAGRIYTYGDVNTAINMHFSKIDCMRQSDSDVVVSSGSSELRSSSKSLRDWLEDIDVEQCQNLNQLLLLKEQLEGTKKKIVSIEDSKSFQALFM; the protein is encoded by the coding sequence ATGGGCACaggaaagaagaaaatagagatGGAGAAAATTACAAAGAAAAGTTGTAGAATGGTGACATTCTCCAAAAGAAGGAACGGacttttcaagaaaaatgaagaacttGAATCCTTGACGGGTTCTCAAGTTTCCTCTGTTGTTCTTTCACCCGCTGGAAGGATTTATACTTACGGAGACGTTAACACTGCTATCAACATgcatttttccaaaattgattGCATGAGACAATCAGATTCTGATGTTGTTGTTTCTAGTGGATCCTCAGAGTTGAGATCATCATCGAAAAGTCTCCGAGATTGGCTGGAGGATATAGATGTTGAACAGTGTCAAAATTTGAATCAACTTTTATTGTTGAAGGAGCAATTGGAAGGAACTAAAAAAAAGATTGTTTCCATTGAAGATTCTAAGTCCTTTCAAGCTTTGTTTATGTAG